In Planococcus shixiaomingii, the DNA window TGGGGTTGGCAGCGTTCATCAATGCCTGCCGGAATAAAAACCCGACGGAAGCGAGCAGAAGAGAAGTCGTAAAGGCGGTTAGCAGCAGGAACGGAATGGACAAGAGTTGAAACAGGATCAGCGCCTTAACCTTTCCTACTTTACGAACCAGAACCGGTCCGATCAGCATGGCAACTGCAGTCATTGCGGAACCGAGCGATAAAATCAGCCCGATATAAGCATTTGAAGCATCAAACCGGTTAGAAAAGTACAAATTTAAATACGGGACAACCAATCCGGAACCGATGCCAATCAATAAGCTTGCGAAGGAAAAATGAAAGATGACAATCAAGTTTTTCTTCAAGTCCATGTCTGCCGGATCAATTTTGATATGCGCTTCCACTTTTTTCTCAGTGGCGGGCAGGTTGTGGTTCAAGCGAAACAAGGGGATGAGCCCCATTGCAAAAAGCGCAGCACCAAAAAGCAGTGACCAACGGATGGCTTCGACTGCAGCCATGGAAAGGAATGCTTGGAACACATCAGAAACGATGCCGCCAAGCAAACTCCCGATAACATTTGCAACGGTCATTAAAGCGAAATAAATGCTAAATAAATGCACGCGCTCTGCCGACTTTGAATTTTCCGCCAAGAAAGGCACGCCGGATACTTGGACAAATGCCATGAAAAGGCCGGTAAAGAAGGCCGCATAAATGAGCGGCGTTTCCGCTATGGCAAAACTTCGGTAAAAAAGAGTAGCAGCAGTCAACAATGCGCCGCCAATAATAATCCACTTGCGTCCAAATCTATCACTCAAAAAACCGGCTGGAATCAGGATGATGGCCGATGCCAAAGCAGTCATCGAAATAACTTGCCCATTCACCGTCTCAGGCATTCCCAATTCTTTTATATATAAATTGTACATGACCATAAAAACGCCCATTCCAATCTGGATGAGCACATTGGCCAGCATGAATAATTTGATGTTCTTATTGAAGGACATGATTTTCATCTTCCAGTCACGAAGCCAGCCCAACATAGAATTCCACTCGTTTCATTAGTTTATTTATTCGAAATTATTTCGCTTCTCTAAATATAAAGGTTGGTTGGAATTAAATCAAACATCTTTTAAGGGAGAAGAGTTAAAGCATCGCTCTCTCTCCAGAAGTTCGAACCATGTTTTTAAAACATGTTAAAGTATA includes these proteins:
- a CDS encoding MFS transporter; translated protein: MLGWLRDWKMKIMSFNKNIKLFMLANVLIQIGMGVFMVMYNLYIKELGMPETVNGQVISMTALASAIILIPAGFLSDRFGRKWIIIGGALLTAATLFYRSFAIAETPLIYAAFFTGLFMAFVQVSGVPFLAENSKSAERVHLFSIYFALMTVANVIGSLLGGIVSDVFQAFLSMAAVEAIRWSLLFGAALFAMGLIPLFRLNHNLPATEKKVEAHIKIDPADMDLKKNLIVIFHFSFASLLIGIGSGLVVPYLNLYFSNRFDASNAYIGLILSLGSAMTAVAMLIGPVLVRKVGKVKALILFQLLSIPFLLLTAFTTSLLLASVGFLFRQALMNAANPIQSAVAMELVHDKYKGLSNSVNQMVFNIGWATMGPVAAGLVITFGSFWGYAYAFTITAGLYIVSSTYYYFIFGKRKLAEEVQAKPVIE